The Kosakonia sacchari SP1 genome includes a window with the following:
- the menH gene encoding 2-succinyl-6-hydroxy-2,4-cyclohexadiene-1-carboxylate synthase → MILHGQTISGHQPQPWLVFLHGFSGDNREWQHVGDALSDFPRLYLDLPGHGDSAHIGVVSFDELDALLRTTLEHYNIRNYWLVGYSLGGRVAMYHACQHPAGLCGLVVEGGHPGLTSADDRAQRLRNDQQWAARFRQQPLSEVFDAWYRQPVFATLSDTARAELVALRSQNNGLTLAAMLEATSLACQPDLRAALRALSVPVHYLYGEHDSKFRALATQVSRHCHAIPAAGHNAHRDNPAAVIAALARILRLETKDTL, encoded by the coding sequence GTGATCCTGCACGGTCAAACCATTAGTGGACACCAGCCGCAACCGTGGCTGGTGTTTCTGCATGGTTTTTCCGGCGATAACCGCGAATGGCAGCACGTTGGCGACGCGCTGAGTGATTTCCCTCGCTTGTATCTCGATCTGCCCGGACATGGCGATTCAGCCCATATTGGCGTTGTGTCCTTTGATGAGTTGGACGCGCTGCTGCGCACTACTCTTGAGCACTACAACATACGCAACTACTGGCTGGTGGGATATTCGCTTGGCGGGCGCGTGGCGATGTACCACGCCTGCCAGCATCCTGCCGGGCTGTGCGGCCTGGTGGTTGAAGGCGGCCATCCGGGCCTGACATCCGCTGACGATCGTGCCCAGCGGCTGCGTAATGATCAGCAGTGGGCTGCGCGTTTTCGCCAGCAGCCATTAAGTGAGGTATTTGACGCCTGGTACCGGCAACCTGTTTTTGCCACGCTCAGCGACACCGCGCGTGCCGAACTGGTGGCGCTTCGCAGCCAGAACAACGGTTTAACATTAGCGGCGATGCTGGAGGCAACCTCGCTTGCCTGCCAGCCCGATTTGCGTGCCGCGCTACGGGCGCTTTCTGTGCCAGTACATTATTTATACGGTGAACATGACAGCAAGTTTCGGGCGCTGGCGACGCAAGTCTCGCGCCACTGTCACGCCATTCCTGCCGCCGGGCACAACGCGCACCGGGACAATCCCGCTGCCGTTATTGCCGCCCTGGCGCGTATTCTGCGTCTTGAGACAAAGGACACATTATGA
- the menB gene encoding 1,4-dihydroxy-2-naphthoyl-CoA synthase — MIHPDENMLYAPVEWRDCSEGYTDIRYQKSADGIAKITINRPQVRNAFRPLTVKEMIQAMADARYDDSVGVIILTGEGDKAFCSGGDQKVRGDYGGYQDDSGVHHLNVLDFQRQIRTCPKPVVAMVAGYSIGGGHVLHMMCDLTIAAENAIFGQTGPKVGSFDGGWGASYMARIVGQKKAREIWFLCRQYDAKQALDMGLVNTVVPVADLEKETVRWCREMLQNSPMALRCLKAALNADCDGQAGLQELAGNATMLFYMTEEGQEGRNAFNEKRQPDFSKFKRNP, encoded by the coding sequence ATGATCCACCCAGATGAAAACATGCTTTATGCGCCGGTTGAATGGCGTGACTGTTCTGAAGGTTACACCGACATCCGTTATCAGAAATCGGCCGATGGTATTGCCAAAATCACCATTAATCGCCCGCAGGTGCGCAATGCGTTCCGTCCGCTGACGGTGAAAGAGATGATTCAGGCCATGGCTGACGCCCGTTATGACGACAGCGTGGGTGTGATCATTCTGACCGGCGAAGGGGATAAAGCCTTCTGTTCCGGCGGCGATCAAAAAGTGCGCGGCGATTACGGCGGTTACCAGGATGACTCCGGCGTGCATCATCTCAACGTGCTGGATTTTCAGCGCCAGATCCGCACCTGCCCGAAACCGGTGGTGGCGATGGTGGCGGGTTACTCCATCGGCGGCGGCCACGTGCTGCACATGATGTGCGATCTGACCATCGCGGCGGAAAACGCTATTTTCGGCCAGACCGGCCCGAAAGTTGGCTCCTTCGATGGCGGCTGGGGGGCGTCTTACATGGCGCGCATCGTTGGGCAGAAAAAAGCACGCGAAATCTGGTTCCTCTGCCGTCAGTACGATGCCAAACAGGCGCTCGATATGGGACTGGTCAACACGGTTGTACCGGTTGCCGATCTTGAAAAAGAGACCGTGCGCTGGTGTCGCGAAATGCTGCAAAACAGCCCGATGGCGCTGCGCTGCCTGAAAGCCGCGCTGAACGCCGACTGCGATGGTCAGGCGGGGCTGCAGGAGCTGGCGGGTAATGCCACCATGCTGTTCTACATGACCGAAGAAGGTCAGGAAGGCCGTAATGCGTTTAACGAAAAACGCCAGCCTGATTTCAGCAAATTCAAACGGAATCCATAA
- the menC gene encoding o-succinylbenzoate synthase, which produces MRQAQVYRWQIPLDAGVVLRERRLKTRDGLFVHLTEGEREGWGEISPLPGFSLETLDDVQPVVVAWVHSWRNGEQPPLPDEPSAAFGLSCALAELSDALPQAADYRAAMLCSGDPDELFAALAALPGEKLAKVKVGLYEAVRDGMVVNLLLESIPDLYLRLDANRAWTPLKAQQFAKYVNPAYRSRIAFLEEPCKTREESLAFARETGITLAWDESLRDADFRFEPQAGVGAVVIKPMLTGSLQKVQQQVAAAKALGLTTVISSSIESSLGLTQLARIAAWLTPGTVPGLDTLQLMQTQLLRCWPGSDLPCLQVDALEPLL; this is translated from the coding sequence ATGCGACAGGCGCAGGTTTACCGCTGGCAAATCCCGCTTGATGCGGGCGTGGTGCTGCGTGAGCGGCGCCTGAAAACACGTGACGGGTTGTTCGTTCATCTCACCGAGGGCGAGCGTGAAGGCTGGGGGGAGATTTCCCCTCTGCCGGGGTTTAGCCTGGAAACGCTGGATGACGTTCAGCCTGTTGTGGTGGCGTGGGTGCATAGCTGGCGCAACGGCGAACAGCCACCGCTGCCGGACGAGCCTTCTGCGGCATTTGGTTTGAGTTGCGCGCTGGCAGAGCTTAGCGATGCGCTGCCGCAGGCGGCGGATTATCGCGCCGCGATGTTGTGTAGCGGTGACCCGGATGAGCTGTTCGCCGCGCTTGCTGCTTTGCCGGGAGAAAAGCTGGCGAAAGTGAAAGTAGGGCTGTATGAAGCGGTGCGTGACGGCATGGTGGTCAACTTGCTGCTGGAGTCGATTCCCGATCTCTATTTGCGCCTCGATGCTAACCGCGCCTGGACGCCGCTGAAAGCGCAACAGTTTGCGAAGTATGTCAATCCGGCTTATCGCTCGCGCATTGCGTTTCTCGAAGAACCCTGCAAGACGCGCGAGGAATCACTGGCGTTTGCCCGCGAGACCGGCATTACCCTCGCCTGGGATGAGAGCCTGCGTGACGCGGACTTTCGTTTTGAGCCGCAAGCGGGTGTTGGCGCCGTGGTGATTAAACCGATGCTGACCGGCAGTTTGCAGAAAGTCCAACAACAGGTTGCTGCGGCGAAAGCGCTGGGGCTGACGACCGTTATCAGTTCGTCAATCGAATCGAGCCTTGGTCTGACGCAACTGGCGCGTATCGCCGCCTGGCTGACGCCGGGAACGGTGCCAGGTCTTGATACGCTGCAATTAATGCAAACGCAGCTGCTCCGCTGCTGGCCTGGGAGTGATTTACCCTGCTTGCAGGTTGATGCGCTGGAACCATTGCTATGA
- the menE gene encoding o-succinylbenzoate--CoA ligase, producing MIFADWPWRYWRKVRGEQAAIRLEQQSLNWRELCVRIDRLASGFALQGVQSGDGVMLRARNQPKTLLAWLALLQCGARVLPLNPQLPATQLEALLPQLTLRFALDLESHAAYAGLTSLVLSEADGDYAVDWQPQRLASMTLTSGSTGLPKAAVHTGAAHLASAQGVLALIPFTAKDDWLLSLPLFHVSGQGILWRWLLAGARITVRQKAPLEQALAGCSHASLVPTQLWRLLNDNVPVSLKAVLLGGAAIPIELTQQARERGIRSWCGYGLTEFASTVCAKEADGKPDVGYALPGREVRIVGEEVWLRAASMASGYWCNGALLPLVNSEGWFATRDRGELNNGCLTIHGRLDNLFFSGGEGIQPEEIERVIARHPQVHQVLVVPVDDAEFGQRPVAVVECTGDVNADALSQWVADKLARFQQPVRWLMLPAALKNGGIKISRHAVQQWVSTLDGNTYK from the coding sequence ATGATTTTTGCCGACTGGCCCTGGCGTTACTGGCGTAAGGTACGTGGCGAGCAGGCGGCGATTCGCCTTGAGCAGCAAAGCCTTAACTGGCGTGAGCTTTGTGTGCGTATTGACAGGCTGGCCAGCGGGTTTGCCCTTCAGGGCGTGCAGTCGGGCGATGGCGTTATGCTGCGCGCGCGTAATCAGCCGAAAACGCTGCTGGCGTGGCTGGCGCTGTTGCAATGCGGTGCGCGGGTTTTGCCGCTGAACCCGCAGTTACCCGCCACGCAACTGGAGGCGCTGTTACCACAGTTGACGCTGCGTTTTGCACTCGACCTGGAGTCACACGCGGCGTACGCCGGTTTAACATCGCTGGTGTTAAGCGAGGCTGACGGCGATTATGCCGTTGACTGGCAGCCACAACGGCTGGCGTCAATGACCCTGACTTCCGGTTCTACCGGGCTGCCGAAAGCCGCCGTGCATACCGGCGCGGCGCATCTTGCCAGTGCACAGGGTGTGCTGGCCCTGATCCCGTTTACCGCGAAAGATGACTGGCTTCTTTCGTTACCGCTGTTTCATGTTTCGGGGCAAGGGATTTTATGGCGCTGGCTGCTGGCCGGTGCGCGGATCACCGTGCGGCAAAAAGCGCCGCTGGAGCAGGCGCTGGCCGGGTGCAGTCACGCCTCGCTGGTTCCAACGCAGCTGTGGCGCTTGTTGAACGACAATGTACCGGTCTCGCTGAAAGCAGTGTTACTGGGCGGCGCAGCGATCCCCATCGAACTCACGCAGCAGGCTCGCGAGCGCGGGATCCGTAGCTGGTGCGGTTACGGCCTGACAGAATTCGCTTCAACCGTCTGTGCGAAAGAAGCCGATGGCAAGCCCGATGTTGGCTACGCGCTGCCGGGGCGTGAAGTGAGAATTGTCGGCGAGGAAGTCTGGCTTCGTGCCGCCAGCATGGCGTCGGGCTACTGGTGTAACGGAGCACTTCTCCCGCTGGTAAACAGCGAAGGCTGGTTTGCCACGCGCGATCGCGGCGAGCTGAACAATGGTTGCCTGACCATTCATGGTCGTCTGGACAATCTTTTTTTCAGCGGCGGGGAAGGCATTCAGCCAGAAGAAATTGAACGCGTTATTGCCCGCCATCCCCAGGTGCATCAGGTGCTGGTGGTGCCTGTCGATGACGCGGAGTTTGGTCAACGCCCGGTGGCGGTGGTGGAGTGCACCGGTGACGTTAATGCCGATGCGCTGAGCCAATGGGTCGCTGATAAACTGGCCCGTTTCCAGCAGCCGGTACGCTGGCTGATGTTGCCCGCAGCGCTGAAAAATGGCGGTATTAAAATCTCCCGT